The genomic segment GATTTTTTGCGCTTGATGATCATTATGATGAAAAAAGACCCCTTTATTATGCCGCTTTAAAGGATGTTGACAAAGCTAAAGGCGATCTTACTGGATGGCTCGAGTACTTTACAAGCGGCGTATTGTATTCGGTTGACAAGGTGAAATCTATTATCGAAAAATTAGGCTTTACACAAAAGATTGAAGAGGCCGAACAGATAGAGCTTACGGAGAAACAGATTAAAATCCTTGAAAGGATAAAAGAAAAAGGCAGGATTACCAATAAGGATTTGCGTGGAATGTTTAAGATATCCCGCCAGGCCATATTGAAGGAAGTTTCAAAGCTCATTTATGCAGGGTTGATTCAACTTGTCGGCAAAGGCCGAGGTGCCTACTACTGTATGTCTGCTCGCAGGACCTTAAAGCCGTAATAAGCTATCTACAATCCCCATTTAAAGGCGCAAGGGCTCTAATTTTTCACAGATCTTATATGACAACCCAAAAACGAAGAAAAGACATACGCAATATTGCCATTATTGCTCACGTAGACCATGGAAAGACTACGCTGGTCGACGCGCTTCTCAGGGAGACCATGGCCTACCATTTTAAGGACGGGGAATCCACTATTATGGATTCCAATCCGATAGAGAGGG from the Candidatus Omnitrophota bacterium genome contains:
- a CDS encoding winged helix-turn-helix transcriptional regulator; this translates as FFALDDHYDEKRPLYYAALKDVDKAKGDLTGWLEYFTSGVLYSVDKVKSIIEKLGFTQKIEEAEQIELTEKQIKILERIKEKGRITNKDLRGMFKISRQAILKEVSKLIYAGLIQLVGKGRGAYYCMSARRTLKP